The genomic interval TATAGGTAAAAAGGAACTTTTTAAATGGCCCTTAGGACCTATTTTAAGGATGATGGGTGGAGCATCTCTAGATCGTACTCCAGGACAGGATAAAGTGAAAGCTATAGCTAAAGTTTTTGATAACAAAGACGAATTTAGAATTACTATTGCTCCAGAAGGTACTCGTAAAAAAGTAGATACACTTAAAACGGGATTTTACTATATAGCACTCACTGCTGGAGTACCTATTATCATGGTTGCTTTTGATTTTGGTAAGAAAGAACATCGTATCTCTAAGCCTTTATATCCATCTGGAAATATCCAAGCAGATATGAAAATAATAAATTCTTTTTTCAAAGGAGCAGTAGGTAAAGTGCCAGAATATAGTTATACACCCGAAGTTTAGATAAAGTACTAAAGCAAAAAAACCTCGAGAGATACATCTCTTGAGGTTTTTTGTTAGCTTAATGAGCTGTTTAGGCTTTTTCGTAAGTTCCAGCTGTCTTCTTCCTCCATGCGTCTAGCATCCAGCTTGTTTTTTCTAATTCTCTTATGTAGGCACCTACTAGATCGATAGTACCTTCATCGCCCGCCTCATCAGCTTTATTTACTACAGAAGTTAATTGCTTAAGAATTTTCCCATGATCTTCTAAAATGGTATCTACCATATCACGGTCAGATAGATCTGATTTTGACTCTTTAATGCTCGAGTTTTCTAGATAGTCAGAAAGGTTGCTCACTGGAGCAAAACGCAATGTGAGAATACGTTCTGCTATTTCATCAATTTTTATTTTTGCATCATCGTAGAGTTCCTCAAACTTAACATGTAAGTCAAAAAAGTTTTCTCCAGAGACATTCCAATGGAAATTTCGTAACTTTTGGTAGTATACGTGATAGTCAGAGAGCAGCGTATTGAGTTCGTTTACGGTATATTTTGTTTTTTCTATATCTAAATTCAGATAATTCATATTATTTGTTTTTTTTTATAAAGTTACAAATACGATCTTTTGTCAATTATTTTATCAATGTTATTAGCATATATTTAACCTTAAATACTATTAAAAGCTTAAATAGTTTCTCAACAAAAAAGCTTTTCAAAAGACTTATATTTGCCGAAATAAAATTTAAATTATGCAAGAAATACTTACTCAACTTGATGGTAAGAAAGTATTAATTACAGGCGGAGCTGGTTTTATAGGGTCTAATTTATGTGAAGTCTTAATTGAGAATGGTGCAGAGGTTGCATGTCTTGATAACTTTGCCACAGGCCACAAATATAATTTAGATGCTATCATTAGTCACCCAAATTTCACCCTTATAGAAGGTGATATCCGTGATATTACAACCTGTCATCAGGCTGTTTCAAATGTGGATTATGTGTTGCATCAAGCTGCATTAGGCTCTGTGCCTAGATCAATTAAAGATCCAGCTACCACTAACGAAGTAAACGTGGGGGGATTTTTGAATATGCTGATCGCCTCTAAAGATAAGGGGATAAAGCGTTTTGTGTATGCAGCGAGTTCATCTACCTATGGTGACTCTGTGGGGCTTCCTAAACAAGAAGATATTATAGGAAAACCGTTATCACCTTATGCCATCACAAAATATGTAAATGAATTATATGCAGATGTTTTTCATAAAACCTACGGGATAGATTGTATTGGACTACGCTATTTCAATGTGTTCGGTAGAAAACAAGACCCAAACGGGGCTTATGCTGCAGTAATTCCTAAATTTACTAAACTCTTGATGAATCACGAATCACCTGTCATGAATGGTGATGGAACCTATTCTCGTGATTTCACCTATATTGATAACGTTATTCAGATGAATATTCGAGCCATGCTTACTCAGGATAAGGAAGCCATGAATACGGTTTATAACGTGGCTTATGGGGAAAGGACAGATTTGAATGAATTGGTTGCTGTTCTTAAAACTGAGTTAGGCCAATTTGATGAAGCTATTACAACTGTAGAAGTAAAATACGGATCGAAGAGGGCAGGAGATGTACCTCATAGTCTTGCAAGTATCGATAAGGCTAAAAGTCGTTTAGGCTATGATCCCCAATATAGTATTAAAGATGGATTGAAAGAGGCCATGTCTTGGTACTGGAAGAATTTAAAATAATATTGATTCGCTTTCGCGATAGCAAGAAAAAATAAAATGACAAAAATTAAAGTAGGAGTAATAGGTTTAGGTTATGTTGGCCTACCATTAGCGAGATTGTTTGCAACAAAATATGATACAGTAGGTTTTGATATCAATCAAAACCGTATTAAAGAATTAAATTCTGGTACCGATAGTACACGTGAACTCTCAGATGAAGTTTTACAGGCGGTTTTAAAAAACGAAGCCAATGATTCTAATGGTCTCTACTGTAGCGCTGATATTTCTGATATTGCAAATTGCAATTACTATGTTATTACAGTACCTACGCCAGTAGATAAAAATAATAGACCAGTCCTCACGCCTCTTTATAAAAGTAGCGAGACTGTAGGTAAGGTTCTCAAAAAAGGAGATATTGTTATATATGAAAGTACCGTTTACCCTGGAGTTACAGAAGATGAATGTGTTCCTGTTTTAGAGCGCGTGAGCGGACTCAAATTTAATGAAGATTTTTATGTAGGATATTCTCCAGAAAGAATCAATCCAGGAGATAAAGAGCATACTGTAGAAAAAATTCTTAAAGTTACTTCTGGAAGCACACCGGAAATAGGTAAGAAGGTAGATGATTTATATGCTTCTGTGATAACCGCTGGGACGCACTTAGCGCCTTCAATCAAAGTGGCCGAGGCTGCAAAAGTTATTGAAAACTCACAACGTGATATAAACATTGCGTTTGTAAATGAGCTGGCTAAGATTTTTAATCTTATGGACATCAACACACACGACGTACTTGAAGCTGCTGGTACAAAATGGAATTTCCTTCCATTTAAGCCAGGTTTAGTAGGGGGCCACTGTATAGGTGTAGATCCTTACTATCTCGCTCAAAAAGCTCAAGAACTTGGGTATCACCCTGAGATTATTCTTGCCGGTAGAAGGCTTAATGACAGTATGGGAGCATACGTTGCTTCAGAAGTTGTGAAGCTTATGCTTAAAAATGATATTAAGATTAAAGGGGCGGATTTATTGCTTTTAGGAATTACATTTAAAGAAAATTGCCCAGATGTAAGAAATACTAAAGTTGTTGATGTTATAAAGCACCTCAAGGAATTTAGTATCAATGTTACCATTTACGATCCTTGGGTAAATGCTCAGGAGGTGAGAAATGAATATGGATTAGAGGCTGTAACAGAACTTCCGAATCAAAAGTTTGATGCCATTGTTCAAGCTGTATCACACAAAGAATTTGAATCATTAGAACTTAATGAGTTAAAGAAGTCGAATTCGGCTGTTTATGATGTTAAAGGGGTGCTAGGTAGTAGGGCAGATGGTAAGTTATAATAAAATTTTAAATCTAGATTAATTACATAGTATATAATGAATTCAACAGATTGAATTATTTTAATGTCTCTGTGTTGGTTTATCTCTTGTAAACTTTTTAATTTTCAAATTAAGTTTAGATCGTGCAATATCAAAAAACAAATTTCAAAGATTTGATAATCTGTTCACCTACTGTCCACAGTGATGAACGTGGCTATTTTTATGAGTCTTTTCATCTTAAAAGTTTTCAAGATTTTACGGGTTTATCACCACAATTCGTTCAAGACAATCAATCTAGATCGGGATTTGGCGCATTGAGAGGATTGCACTTTCAGACTGGGAAGGATGCACAATCTAAACTGGTACGAGTCTTAGAAGGGGAAGTGCTTGATGTAGTTGTTGATTTAAGAAAAGAGGAAGCTACTTTTGGGAAGACATTCTCTATTCAGTTGTCTGCTCAAAATAGAAAACAACTTTTTATACCCAAGGGAATGGCCCATGGCTTTATTACCCTTACAGAATATGCCACTTTCGCATATAAATGTGATGCGTATTATAATAGCAAGAGTGAAGGTGGTATTGCTTATAATGATACTACACTCTGCATAGATTGGATGTTACCATCTTCTAACTTTATTATTTCTGAAAAAGATCAAAAAAATCATCCATTTAAAGATTTACCAAAGGACTATCTATTTTAATGAATCAGACTAGTGAGGATAGCGTAAGGGATAAAATAAAAATTCTCATTACCGGTGCTGCTGGGCAAGTCGCTCAAGCGCTAAGAGAGGAGGCTCCTAAGTATAATGGTCTTGATTGTGTATTTCTTGATAAAACAATTTTAGATATCACTTCTTCTTCTAGTATAAGAGAAGCTATTAAAAACCACACTCCTGAATTCATTATAAATACTGCAGGGTACACAGCTGTAGACGCTGCAGAAGAAAATAGAGAGCTGGCATTACAGCTCAATTCTCGGGCTATACGTATATTAGCTCAAGAGTGCAAATCTAAATGTATTGGGTTGATTCACTTGAGTACAGATTATGTTTTTGATGGCAAGAAAACGAGCGCATATATAGAAGGAGATAGAACAAATCCGCAATCGGTTTATGGAGTAAGTAAACGAAGAGGAGAAAAAGCCATTTTAAATGCTAAACTGCCTGTATATGCTATAATTAGAACATCATGGGTCTATAGCACTTACGGATCTAACTTTGTAAAAACGATGTTGAGATTAGCTAGAGAGCGTACTGAGGTTTCTGTTGTTAATAATCAGATAGGAAGTCCTACCTACGCTAATGATTTAGCAAACGCACTATTGACAATTTGTACCAAGGTTACAGAAAAAACATCTGGAATTTATCATTACTCCAATAAAGGTAAAATAAGTTGGTATCAATTTGCTAAGGCTATTTTCAAGTATACAGCTACTTCTATAATAGTTAATCCTGTAGGAAGTGAGCATTACCCTGTAAAAGCTAAGAGGCCTAAAAATAGTGTTTTATCAACAGATAAAATAAGTGAATCTTTTAATTTAGAAATTTTAGACTGGAAAGTTTCTCTTCAAAAAATGCTGTCTAGAGGATGATTGAAAACTATTGGAAAGACTTTGCGGTAAAAGCTGCAATTAAAGCAGGACAAGCGATTTTAGATTTTTACAGTGATGGATTTTCAGTAAGCCAAAAGATTGATACATCGCCAGTAACAGAGGCAGACGTTACTGCACACCAAATTATCGAAAAGATTTTATCAAAAACTAACATTCCAATTTTGAGCGAAGAAGGGAAGAGTATCTCTTACAAAGAGCGTAAAGATTGGAATCAATTTTGGATGATAGACCCTTTAGACGGTACTAAAGAATTTATAAATCATAATGGGGAATTCACAGTAAACATTGCGCTTATTTCAAAAAAAAAACCTGTTTTTGGGGTTATTTTTGTTCCAGTAACTAATTCCATATACGTTGGTGGCAATTCCATAAATGATTCTTTTAAATTAGAGAATTGCAATTTAAAAACTTCTTTTGAAGACGTTTTTGAGAGTGGATATTCGCTTTCGCAAAAGCGTATTATGAATTTAAAAAATAGACCACGTACAATTTTAATAAGTAGATCTCACCTAAACGACATGACATTAAGTTATCTGGAGGAAAGAAAATCTTCATTATCTGTTTTGAAATTAAAAAAAATGGGAAGTTCTTTGAAATTTTGCGTCATAGCGGAAGGACTGGCTGATGAATATACTCGCTTTTCTCCCTGTATGGAATGGGATACAGCCGCTGGAGATGCGATTTGTCAAGGAGTGAATATTACAATCCTGCAGCATGGTAAGGAAAAACCATTGTGTTACAACAAGGAATCATTAGTAAACCCTAACTTTGAAGTTCTCTTATAGATTATATGAAAATTTTAGTTACTGGGGCTGCAGGCTTTATAGGATATCATTTATGTGAACGGTTACTTAAGGAAGGTCACCAAGTGGTAGGGATTGATACTATAAATGATTATTACGATCCACAACTTAAATTTGATCGACTGAAAGAGCTTGGCATCAAGCCAGAAGAAGCCACGATTTGGAAAAAGCAATGCCAGAGCAACTTATACTCAGAGTTTAAATTTATTAGGTTAGAAATACAAGATCGTAATGAAGTGCCAAAGTTATTTAAACTGCATGGTTTTGACCTTGTATGTAATCTTGCGGCACAAGCAGGAGTACGATATTCGATAGAAAACCCTGAGACCTATGTGGATACGAATATAACAGGTTTTTTAAATATATTAGAAGCTTGTCGCCATTATGGAGTCAGAAGATTAGTTTATGCAAGTAGCTCCAGTGTGTACGGTAATAGTGAAGAAGTACCTTTTAAAGAATCCCAATCTGTGGATAAACCAATAAGTATTTATGCGGCCACGAAGAAGTCTAACGAGTTAATGGCGCATACCTACACCCATTTATTTGGTATTGAGACTATAGGCCTTCGTTTCTTTACGGTGTATGGACCGTGGGGAAGACCAGATATGGCCATGTTTTTATTTACAGACGCAATATTAAAGGGAAAACCTATTAAAGTATTTAATAATGGAAATTTATCACGTGATTTCACCTATATATCCGATATTATAGCGGGTGTCTCAAGTGTAATCAACAACGAATACAACAAACGGAGTGTTATATTTAATATGGGCAATAGTCGTCCTGTACAGTTAATGAGTTTTATTGCTGCTTTGGAAGAGCAATTAGTCATGCGCGCGCAAAAGGTTATGATGCCTATGCAAGATGGAGATGTAAATCAAACTTGGGCAGATGTGTCTGCCTTACATGATGAATTTGGCTATGCTCCAAAGGTCTCTGTTAATAAAGGGATTTCTGCCTTCGTAGATTGGTATAAGTATTACTATAAGGTGTAAGTACGCTTTCGCGAAAGCGTAACTCATAAGTGTCTAATTATAATTTTAGTTAGCCAGCACTTTATTTATTTCTATATTTGCAATCTTAAAAAAAATGCATGTTAATTAAGAATATTTGCTGTATCGGTGCTGGATATGTAGGAGGGCCTACGATGTCTGTCATTGCTCAAAATTGCCCTGATATTAATGTGACAGTAGTAGATCTTAATGAAGGTCGTATTGCTGCTTGGAATGATCAAAATTTAGATAATTTACCAATATATGAGCCAGGACTCTCCGAGGTAGTTTCCGAAGCGAGAGGAAGGAATTTATTTTTTTCTACTGAAGTAGACAAAGCAATAGATGAGGCTGATATGATTTTTATATCTGTAAACACACCTACTAAAACCTATGGTGTAGGTAAGGGAATGGCTGCAGATCTTAAGTATATAGAGTTGTGTGCCCGCCAGATAGCTAGGGTATCAACTACAGATAAAATTATTGTAGAAAAGTCAACGCTACCCGTAAGAACGGCTGAGGCGCTTCAAAATATACTGCATAATACGGGTAATGGGGTTCAGTTTGATATTTTGTCTAATCCAGAATTTTTGGCCGAAGGCACCGCTATCAAAGATTTACAGCATGCAGATCGTGTGTTAATAGGTAGAGAAGAAACTCAAAGAGGCAGAGATGCGGCACAAGCATTAGTTGATATTTATGCGCACTGGTTACCTAAAAAACGAATATTAACTACTAATGTATGGTCTTCTGAGCTATCTAAGCTTACCGCAAACGCATTTCTAGCACAGCGTGTAAGTTCTATAAACGCGATGTCAGAATTGTGTGAAGTAACGGGTGCAGATGTGCAAGAGGTTGCTAGGGCAATTGGTGCAGATTCTAGAATTGGATCAAAATTTTTAAAGGCCTCTGTAGGTTTTGGAGGTTCTTGTTTTCAAAAAGATATTTTAAATCTCGTTTATATTGCTAAAAGTTATGGACTTCATGAGGTAGCAGATTATTGGGAACAAGTGATCATCATGAACGATCATCAAAAAAGAAGATTTGCAGAAAAGATTGTAAAAACACTCTTTAATACCGTTTCTGGTAAAAAAATAGTGCTGTTAGGGTGGGCCTTTAAAAAGGATACGAATGATACAAGAGAATCTGCCGCGATATCTATAGCAGATTATTTGTTAAATGAGCAAGCAGAGATTGTAGTATACGATCCAAAGGTGTCTGAAGAGCAAATTCTTGCAGATCTGGATTCTTTGAATACACGATCTGAAGCAAAAAATAGGAAACTAGTTACAGTAGTACAGAATCCTGAAGAAGCTTTTGAAGATGCTCATGCTGTTGCAATAACGACGGAGTGGGATGAGTTTATTTCTTACAACTGGAAAGAAATACACAAGAAGATGTTGAAGCCTGCCTTTGTTTTTGATGGTCGCATGTTATTAAATCAAGACGAGTTAAAAAATATCGGTTTTGATGTATATACTATAGGAAGAGGTTGATTTACTTGATAAAAAAAAATAAATGGAAAACAAAAAAACGATACTGATTACTGGTGGAGCGGGTTTTATTGGTTCTCATGTAGTAAGAAGGTTTGTAACAAATTATCCTGAGGTAGATATTTATAATCTTGATGCTCTTACCTATGCGGGTAATTTAGAAAATCTAAGGGATATTGAGAATAGACCTAATTATTTTTTTGTGAAAGGAGATATAACCGACACTGTATTTATAAATAAGTTATTCCAAGAACATAAATTTACAGGAGTTATTCATTTGGCTGCAGAGTCTCATGTAGACCGATCTATTAAGGATCCTATTAGTTTTGTTACTACAAATATAGTAGGGACAGTAAATCTTTTAAATGCTTTTAAAGGTGTATGGGAAGGCAACTTTAAAGATAAACGTTTTTACCATGTAAGCACTGATGAAGTTTATGGATCATTAGGTGAATCAGGTTTATTTACTGAAACGACAAGTTATGATCCTAATTCTCCATATTCAGCTTCTAAAGCTAGCTCAGATCACTTTGTAAGAGCATACGGTGAAACATACGGACTTCCATATGTTATATCAAATTGTTCAAATAACTACGGACCTAATCATTTTCCAGAGAAGCTAATACCGCTTTTTATTAATAATATTATTAATTATAAACCATTACCTGTATATGGAGATGGTAATTATACACGTGATTGGTTATATGTTGTGGATCATGCTATAGCAATAGATCTAGCATTCCATAAAGGAAAAAATCACGAAACTTATAATATAGGTGGTTTTAATGAATGGAAGAATATTGATCTTGTGCGCTTACTTTGTAAAGTGATGGATGAAAAGTTAGGGAGAGCGATAGGAACTTCTGAAAAACTCATCACATACGTAAAAGATAGACCAGGCCATGATGTGCGTTATGCTATTGATGCCAGTAAAATAAGTAAAGAATTAAATTGGAAACCTACAGTAACTTTCGAAGAAGGTTTAGAGAAAACGGTTGACTGGTTTCTTTCCAATACAGAATGGTTAGCTAATGTAACTTCTGGGGCTTACAGGGAGTACTATACATCAATGTATACTAAATAAATTATGAAAGGAATCATACTTGCTGGTGGATCTGGCACACGTTTACATCCCTTGACTCTTGCCGTGAGTAAGCAGTTACTGCCTATTTACGATAAACCAATGATATATTATCCACTTTCAGTCTTGATGTTATCAGGAATACGTGAAATTCTCATCATCTCTACCCCACACGATCTCCCTAATTTTGAAAGACTATTAGGAGATGGATCTAGATTTGGAATTAATTTAAGTTATAAGGAGCAGCCTTCCCCTGATGGGCTGGCCCAAGCCTTTATTATAGGTGAAGAATTTATTGGAAATGATGATGTTTGTTTAGTACTTGGAGACAATATATTCTATGGAGCTGGACTTCAAAAACTATTGGCAGAAGCCGTTCAAACTGTAGCCCAAGAAAATAAAGCTGTTGTTTTTGGAAATTATGTAAACGATCCAGAACGTTATGGAGTTGCAGAGTTTGACGCAGAAAATAATGTTTTAAGTATTGAAGAAAAACCAGAAAACCCTAAGTCTAACTTTGCGGTTGTAGGTTTGTATTATTATCCTAATTCTGTAGTTGAGATTGCAAAAAAAGTAAAGCCATCACATAGAGGAGAGCTAGAAATCACTTCAGTTAATCAAGAGTACCTCAAAAGAGAACAGCTCAAAATGCAAATTTTGAGTCGAGGTTATGCTTGGTTAGATACGGGTACCCATGAAGCGCTTACGGAAGCCACGGAGTTTGTTAAAGCAGTAGAGAAAAGGACAGGATTAAAGATAGCTTGCTTGGAAGAAATTGCTTATAAAATGAAATTCATAAATGATTATGATCTAAATAATATATTACAAGAAAAGGTAAAAAGTGCCTATCACAGGTATCTACAAGGAATATCTTAAAAAATATGTCAAAATTTACATTATATCTTTTAACTAAAAAAGGTTTTGATTGCTTAAAATATTTGGTAGGCAATCTAACATACAAGAATAGTTTGTCTCAAATCGTTATAGCTAGAGACAAAGGGAATAAAGAAGATTATTATAACGAAATTAAAACTCTTTGTACTAAAGAAGGTATAAGTGTTTTTGATCGAGTTAGTCATGAAATCAAAGAAACTGACTATGGTGTTGCAATAGGGTGGAAGTGGCTAATTAATGACTGTAAAAATCTTATTGTAATACATGATTCACTATTGCCTAAATACAGGGGCTTTTCACCACTAGTAAATATGCTAATAAATGGAGAAAAAACAATAGGCGCTACAGCTATTTTTGCTTCTAAAATGATGGATGAAGGCGATATAATTACTCAAGAGAAAGAATTAATTGAATATCCAATTAAAATTAATGATGCCATTGATATAATGTCAAAAATCTATGTTAGAATAATTAAAAAAATTTT from Dokdonia sp. Hel_I_53 carries:
- a CDS encoding 1-acyl-sn-glycerol-3-phosphate acyltransferase encodes the protein MGIAKWIYKDILGWKINGDFSQDTVKKAVIAAVPHTSWHDFYVGILLRTVLGVKIGFIGKKELFKWPLGPILRMMGGASLDRTPGQDKVKAIAKVFDNKDEFRITIAPEGTRKKVDTLKTGFYYIALTAGVPIIMVAFDFGKKEHRISKPLYPSGNIQADMKIINSFFKGAVGKVPEYSYTPEV
- a CDS encoding Dps family protein, translating into MNYLNLDIEKTKYTVNELNTLLSDYHVYYQKLRNFHWNVSGENFFDLHVKFEELYDDAKIKIDEIAERILTLRFAPVSNLSDYLENSSIKESKSDLSDRDMVDTILEDHGKILKQLTSVVNKADEAGDEGTIDLVGAYIRELEKTSWMLDAWRKKTAGTYEKA
- a CDS encoding SDR family oxidoreductase, producing the protein MQEILTQLDGKKVLITGGAGFIGSNLCEVLIENGAEVACLDNFATGHKYNLDAIISHPNFTLIEGDIRDITTCHQAVSNVDYVLHQAALGSVPRSIKDPATTNEVNVGGFLNMLIASKDKGIKRFVYAASSSTYGDSVGLPKQEDIIGKPLSPYAITKYVNELYADVFHKTYGIDCIGLRYFNVFGRKQDPNGAYAAVIPKFTKLLMNHESPVMNGDGTYSRDFTYIDNVIQMNIRAMLTQDKEAMNTVYNVAYGERTDLNELVAVLKTELGQFDEAITTVEVKYGSKRAGDVPHSLASIDKAKSRLGYDPQYSIKDGLKEAMSWYWKNLK
- a CDS encoding nucleotide sugar dehydrogenase, encoding MTKIKVGVIGLGYVGLPLARLFATKYDTVGFDINQNRIKELNSGTDSTRELSDEVLQAVLKNEANDSNGLYCSADISDIANCNYYVITVPTPVDKNNRPVLTPLYKSSETVGKVLKKGDIVIYESTVYPGVTEDECVPVLERVSGLKFNEDFYVGYSPERINPGDKEHTVEKILKVTSGSTPEIGKKVDDLYASVITAGTHLAPSIKVAEAAKVIENSQRDINIAFVNELAKIFNLMDINTHDVLEAAGTKWNFLPFKPGLVGGHCIGVDPYYLAQKAQELGYHPEIILAGRRLNDSMGAYVASEVVKLMLKNDIKIKGADLLLLGITFKENCPDVRNTKVVDVIKHLKEFSINVTIYDPWVNAQEVRNEYGLEAVTELPNQKFDAIVQAVSHKEFESLELNELKKSNSAVYDVKGVLGSRADGKL
- the rfbC gene encoding dTDP-4-dehydrorhamnose 3,5-epimerase, with amino-acid sequence MQYQKTNFKDLIICSPTVHSDERGYFYESFHLKSFQDFTGLSPQFVQDNQSRSGFGALRGLHFQTGKDAQSKLVRVLEGEVLDVVVDLRKEEATFGKTFSIQLSAQNRKQLFIPKGMAHGFITLTEYATFAYKCDAYYNSKSEGGIAYNDTTLCIDWMLPSSNFIISEKDQKNHPFKDLPKDYLF
- the rfbD gene encoding dTDP-4-dehydrorhamnose reductase, whose protein sequence is MNQTSEDSVRDKIKILITGAAGQVAQALREEAPKYNGLDCVFLDKTILDITSSSSIREAIKNHTPEFIINTAGYTAVDAAEENRELALQLNSRAIRILAQECKSKCIGLIHLSTDYVFDGKKTSAYIEGDRTNPQSVYGVSKRRGEKAILNAKLPVYAIIRTSWVYSTYGSNFVKTMLRLARERTEVSVVNNQIGSPTYANDLANALLTICTKVTEKTSGIYHYSNKGKISWYQFAKAIFKYTATSIIVNPVGSEHYPVKAKRPKNSVLSTDKISESFNLEILDWKVSLQKMLSRG
- the cysQ gene encoding 3'(2'),5'-bisphosphate nucleotidase CysQ yields the protein MIENYWKDFAVKAAIKAGQAILDFYSDGFSVSQKIDTSPVTEADVTAHQIIEKILSKTNIPILSEEGKSISYKERKDWNQFWMIDPLDGTKEFINHNGEFTVNIALISKKKPVFGVIFVPVTNSIYVGGNSINDSFKLENCNLKTSFEDVFESGYSLSQKRIMNLKNRPRTILISRSHLNDMTLSYLEERKSSLSVLKLKKMGSSLKFCVIAEGLADEYTRFSPCMEWDTAAGDAICQGVNITILQHGKEKPLCYNKESLVNPNFEVLL
- a CDS encoding NAD-dependent epimerase/dehydratase family protein — translated: MKILVTGAAGFIGYHLCERLLKEGHQVVGIDTINDYYDPQLKFDRLKELGIKPEEATIWKKQCQSNLYSEFKFIRLEIQDRNEVPKLFKLHGFDLVCNLAAQAGVRYSIENPETYVDTNITGFLNILEACRHYGVRRLVYASSSSVYGNSEEVPFKESQSVDKPISIYAATKKSNELMAHTYTHLFGIETIGLRFFTVYGPWGRPDMAMFLFTDAILKGKPIKVFNNGNLSRDFTYISDIIAGVSSVINNEYNKRSVIFNMGNSRPVQLMSFIAALEEQLVMRAQKVMMPMQDGDVNQTWADVSALHDEFGYAPKVSVNKGISAFVDWYKYYYKV
- a CDS encoding UDP-glucose 6-dehydrogenase — encoded protein: MLIKNICCIGAGYVGGPTMSVIAQNCPDINVTVVDLNEGRIAAWNDQNLDNLPIYEPGLSEVVSEARGRNLFFSTEVDKAIDEADMIFISVNTPTKTYGVGKGMAADLKYIELCARQIARVSTTDKIIVEKSTLPVRTAEALQNILHNTGNGVQFDILSNPEFLAEGTAIKDLQHADRVLIGREETQRGRDAAQALVDIYAHWLPKKRILTTNVWSSELSKLTANAFLAQRVSSINAMSELCEVTGADVQEVARAIGADSRIGSKFLKASVGFGGSCFQKDILNLVYIAKSYGLHEVADYWEQVIIMNDHQKRRFAEKIVKTLFNTVSGKKIVLLGWAFKKDTNDTRESAAISIADYLLNEQAEIVVYDPKVSEEQILADLDSLNTRSEAKNRKLVTVVQNPEEAFEDAHAVAITTEWDEFISYNWKEIHKKMLKPAFVFDGRMLLNQDELKNIGFDVYTIGRG
- the rfbB gene encoding dTDP-glucose 4,6-dehydratase, with the translated sequence MENKKTILITGGAGFIGSHVVRRFVTNYPEVDIYNLDALTYAGNLENLRDIENRPNYFFVKGDITDTVFINKLFQEHKFTGVIHLAAESHVDRSIKDPISFVTTNIVGTVNLLNAFKGVWEGNFKDKRFYHVSTDEVYGSLGESGLFTETTSYDPNSPYSASKASSDHFVRAYGETYGLPYVISNCSNNYGPNHFPEKLIPLFINNIINYKPLPVYGDGNYTRDWLYVVDHAIAIDLAFHKGKNHETYNIGGFNEWKNIDLVRLLCKVMDEKLGRAIGTSEKLITYVKDRPGHDVRYAIDASKISKELNWKPTVTFEEGLEKTVDWFLSNTEWLANVTSGAYREYYTSMYTK
- the rfbA gene encoding glucose-1-phosphate thymidylyltransferase RfbA, which encodes MKGIILAGGSGTRLHPLTLAVSKQLLPIYDKPMIYYPLSVLMLSGIREILIISTPHDLPNFERLLGDGSRFGINLSYKEQPSPDGLAQAFIIGEEFIGNDDVCLVLGDNIFYGAGLQKLLAEAVQTVAQENKAVVFGNYVNDPERYGVAEFDAENNVLSIEEKPENPKSNFAVVGLYYYPNSVVEIAKKVKPSHRGELEITSVNQEYLKREQLKMQILSRGYAWLDTGTHEALTEATEFVKAVEKRTGLKIACLEEIAYKMKFINDYDLNNILQEKVKSAYHRYLQGIS
- a CDS encoding methionyl-tRNA formyltransferase, which codes for MSKFTLYLLTKKGFDCLKYLVGNLTYKNSLSQIVIARDKGNKEDYYNEIKTLCTKEGISVFDRVSHEIKETDYGVAIGWKWLINDCKNLIVIHDSLLPKYRGFSPLVNMLINGEKTIGATAIFASKMMDEGDIITQEKELIEYPIKINDAIDIMSKIYVRIIKKIFKILHETGSLDAIPQNEELATYSLWRDEDDYLINWKTNAVSIERFVNAVSYPYSGAITFLSDDTLLRLIEVKALPKYKFEHNCEGKIFMYKDGFPLVACKSGAIAILKAVDDSGEIYSFKRLRQKLK